CCGCCGTGATCTCTCTGGAGACGGAAGGGAAGGATCTTTCTGCAGTTCGGAAGCTGTGAGTTGGTCACTGGTTGCCACTGGGGCACGGAGTGGGTGGCGCGTGCCGCCGTCCAGGTTTTCGACTGGTGAAACCGGAGGAATGCCGCGAACATtgcctgcagcaggcgcgtcAGCGTCGGCCGCAGACATTCCCTCGACCTGGGCGGCTTTTCTTGTGCAATCTCCCGCAGACCGGCTGCGCCCAGAAGACGTCTTCAGTCCCGTCGGCCCAGCTGCACTACTGgcggctcctccgcagtTCCGCGAGCACGCGATAGCAGCCCCTGAGCTGCGACGCACTCCCGACGGCCTGCAGGCGTTCATGAAGAagctcctcgcctctcgaaTGCGAAGGGAAGCATCCGAAGACAGCAGGAACGGGGGAGTGCTGCGGTCCTTGCCCCCTGCAATCCGTCCAGCGGAGAgcgctcgtcttcgctctgtATGGAACGCGTTTCCACGTTGCTCGTTCTCTGCACTTCCGTGGGGCTCCTCCGAAAGTGATGATGCACGCGGAGGCAAGTCGGCTTCTTCGAGCCctttcgccgccagcgaTCCTTGTTCCTGCTGCTCATCCGGCTCTCCCACTGGCGCTTTTTCAGGCCTTGCTCCAGACTGTCTGGATCCCAGCTTTGTCCGACCCCCTCCCGACTCTGTCTctgcacgcggcggagaagtTCGGCCGGTCACACGTGAGTTTTCAACGCCCTCCACACCCCGCTCAACATCGCCGGTGCCGGTCTGTGCCTGAGTCACACCGTGCGCGCCGTCACCTGGGGGTGCATGGCGCTCGCCTGGATCGCTACCTCGTGAACATGAACCAGCAATCGGGTTGTCTGAAACAACTTCCGAAGCGAGACCCTCCCGAGTCGGGAGGCCACTGCCTTGATCTCGGAAGCCGTGGGGAAAAGACTTCTCTCTTCCATCCGCGGGGGCCGCGCACGTTGACGCCGCATCATTGGATTCACCTGCTAGCTGAACAGCTTGTGTAGAAGGCGGAGCGGATGAAACCGACTCAAGCAGTGTTCGAGGTGGCGAGCATCctgagagaagagaagcagcagagggagagaggtACTGCAccctggcgccgctcgcggcggcatgAGAtccggcagccgcgctcgctcgctctTCTTTGCTTCGAAGAataggcgacggcgaagcagacgggAAGGCAGActgggaggaagaagacgaaggcgtgGGCGGGAGGAAGCAAGGGGAAGGGAACAGATCTTCCATCATTCTGTCTACGAACAAGATGATACAAGGAGAAGAGCGATGCTGGGGAAAGCCAATACCTATTCAGCTCGAGTATATTTCTGCCGTTTGCATCCGTCGAAGAGCCCGTTAAAAATAAAGGAAACCGTTCTCCCCCCTATGGTACCAAAACGGACAGCGCCGTGTAAGAAAACAACGTGCACACGGGTGCCGAGTACCCGGGGGGTGCGTGTCGGAAAGAACGGCGAACCAGCTGTTCCTGGATTTTGCGCCTCAGCCGATGACATTGGCCTAATCAGAAGCGCCCACGGATAACGGAAAAAAATCGATCAGAGGAAAGCTCCTGTGTATCAAGAAACTAACCGAGCGGACAGAGCACTCGTTGACTACGATCAGGCTAAAAAAAAATGGAAAGGGGGTGACCCTTCCCACGCGCCGAATAGGGATCGCCTTCTTGGTGTCTATCGAAGCAGCTCTACAGTGACACAGGCAAAACCATCTCAAGTAAGTCCACGACAGGGAGGCAACGAAGACACGCTCGctcgagagaggagcggaaaAGTAGAACGGAGGCCTGCATGCCCACCGCAACACCCTCCACAACCAACCGACCCCAGGACACTTCTTGCGTTAGCAATAACAAACAAGAGGTTCTTACCTGTTCTTTGACATCATGTTGATCCTACGGCAAAAAAGGCCTATCTGACGCTAAGACGAAAAGGCGTGAGTTAGTACATCTCGCATATAAATGCCGCTACAGGGATTCGCAAGGTATTTTCTCAGGGTGTATGCTGCGAAAGCCTGCGTCGAGCCTGCTCCCGTGGACGTCTGGATGGAACAGCAGCTGTGCCCCGGCCAGCGAAGCCTTAGATACAATTTCTCTTATTTTTCTACAGGCTCGAATTGCATGGCATACTCCCAGGCCGAACAAAGGAGAAGATATGCAGTCCCCTAACTGCGCATGAGGCCAGAAAAACATTAATAACTCCTAGCTCACCTTGATGCACACGAATATTTCGACAAGGGGCCAAATGCGGAGAATGTTCCGTAGAAAGGGAGCGTGCTGAATCTGAAGTGGTCGCAGCCCTAGCCGATCACTCGGAACCCCGTCGGAGTGGAGGTCAAAGAAGGCTACCGCCTGCTTGACCGTGGTGTAACGATCAAACGGCCCGGAGGTTGCCCATCCGTGTAAGGACCTGTAACTGCCCTCGAGCACGCTCGAAGTGCCGCATAAGTGTTGCAAGCTCGGTCGTGCaccgctgtcgccttccaACGGGCTGCAGCATTCCATAACTGTTCCGTAACTATGTGGTTCGAACGGTAGACACATGTGGTGCGAGGTGTACACTGCCACTGGCCTCACCTTCTTCGCCCGGTGCGATTTCTGAATGCAAGGCAACAAAGCGGTTTCATGGCAAACCTGGTAAAAAACTGACTGGAGTGGGACAATGGCGGCGTAAAAGATTGAGGTCAACGAGCGACACGAGCTCGTACCAGCCCTGGCAAAAAAATTGCGCACACGTTTCTGTAGCACATCCGAGTTTCGCCGCGATCCCACGGCGGGACGAGACAGCTGCTGATGATGCTGTGCAGCAGCATGCACATCGTCATATCTCTGTTACTGTGGCTGACATATCATTTCTTGTTATTGGACTGGATGTTGTTCATTACGGCCAGGCCTCAACAGAGCAGTGGGGCGTTCGTTCAAGGCCCCATGACGAAAAAATGTTAGCCAATGCAAAGAATACCCTCGAACCACGCCTGCACTGGGAAACTCGTGTTCATGCTGATGTAGCATATGGTGTACGCCAAGGCAAACTGAGTGCCGGGCATTTCCTCAAAGAAGAACAGTACCGCGCCTGAGGGTGGTAACGTGTACAGGCGCTCCAGCAATcgagttttctctcgctgttaagatgagtgagaacaggaatccatatattacgcctgGAACATAACCGATctggaataatcttaatgtagcAAGATGCTCTATCGTTCACGGTCACGACCACCCACTTCCCGTGCTCTACGCAGAAGCTGTCCCGCTGATACTCGCTAGCACGGCGCCAGAAGAAGCATCGCTAAAAGAAGGCTCAAAATGATAACCTCCCGACCTGCCACGATCCTCACTGTTGTAAGGGGCATATTGTGTTGGTTAAAAAATTAAAAGGCAAACGAAAAGTCACGGACGCGAGAGCAATTTGTCGCACACGAACCGCTGAAACAAATCTGTTACGCCGCCatcggctgcagctgctaCATTGCTGGTGGCGAAATTATGACGCGGCGTTTTCTTAGCTTTTTCTGTGTTGGCTACCGATAGTCAAACGCTCTAATTGCTCTTGCCACGTCTGCACTCTCTCAACATCCGGCAGATCACTGCTTGTTCGGTTCTACACATGCCCGGGGCGAACACAACCTACCGGCCTATCCAATGAGACACACGCGTCTCTGtaagcggcgaggcgcataGCGGCCTCGGTCCCGAGCTTAGAGGGTGGTTTCGGAAAAAAATGTTCGCCTGTACTACGCGAGAGAGCGGTGTGCCCCCATATCAATAAACGACACAGATGATACACGGATCATCTTGCAGTGGGAATAGCGACGCTTCtgtcgaggaggagggccACCGCTTGGTCGCGGAACAGCCGATCATTGCAGAAACAGCTCTTGGACCGCTCGGGCGGGATCTCACTAAGCGGAGGGTTTATCACGTAGTCTGTCACTGTCAAGTCCAGTTGCAAGTGAGCGATCGAGCTGAGAGGACAGTGGACACCCCTCTGCGTGATTTTCCGAATATCAGAGGACATTTTTCGCTTGGTGATTGCGTTTTATTTGTGCAATGTCCACCAGCAGTAGGCGACCAGAGATTTGATGGTTCCGATCTAGCGAATCCGGTACTTCGGTCTCCATCGTGGATGCGAAGTAGCGGCGCGTTCTGGTAGTGCAGCCAGGCAAACAGAGACTGCAACTTGTGGGTCTGGCATCGCTGCGTGCAACAGGGGATTTGCGGTGCGCCTCGACTGCTTATGCCGGTGCCCCGCCACAATGAGCGAGTTGGTGACGACTACCCATGGACCACGTGAACGGTTTTCGGTCCGATTCCTGTGCTTCCTTCTTTTCACATCAATTTGTCTGAGTGGCCAGGTCTTTGCGCATGCGGATTCCTTGGAAGTTTCTCTTTGTGATGGACAAGAGAAGGAGGGCTCGCCATGCGATCCGACAAATCAAGACGTGACCCCTCCTTCGTACATTGTGGTCTCTACCACAACCTCCGGTTTCCTGAGCAGAACCACTCTGCAGCCAACTGCTAGGGATGGATACCTTGAGGGCTTTGAAATTCCGAGGCCCGTTCTCGCGTTCCCTGACATAGCCATAGTTGAAGACCCCAAAGATGTTGCTAAGAAAGCAGGGCAACTGGAGGGGCTTCCCTCGGCGACCGTGGAGTATATCAAAGTATCAGACAGCCCCCGCATGGTCCTGACTCGCAAAGGACTGTGCCTGAAAGGTAGGTGGCTACATCGTTTTTTTCGCGGGTAGGGAAAACAACGGTGTGAGATAACTGTGCAGATATGCAAGCTTCTACTGCGTAAGCCCCTTGGCATCTCTCCGGGCGGACGAGTGACAGCTTAGTGCCTCGTGTTCCCTGTACTTTCTTCAGCTGGGGTACGCAGGAGGTGCGGCTGTTCTGGATGAAGGATTGTTGCTTTTCACAAAATGCCTACGTCGCAGCTCCTCTGGATTTGCAGCCCGGAAGAATTAATTTACCTCTTCTTTGCGTTGTCATGCTTGTTGCTGCAGAATTTGACAGCGCCTCCGTCCACGTAGAACAGATTCACGAATTCGCAGGCCGCCACCTTCTCACACTGGGTTTTCCGCGCGCACAGTCATTCGCTGGAAGCTCCGACACGGTGCAAAAACTGGTCGCTGAATCGATTACCGATGTGTCTATGGACCCTTCGGGGtgggagcgaagaagcgacgccTACTTGGTTTGCCTTGACAAGTATCAATTCCCGAAGATGTGGCCCGAGAGAAAAGCTGTTAGTTTCCCGGGTCAGACCCCGCTTCGCGCGACGGAACAAGCTCATTGTTTGCCGGCAGAGTGCTCTTGCAGAGGGCATCCTGCCGGGCTCTGGGGATGATAATCTGATGAAGTCTCTTGGTGTGGCCtatttcttctctttctgcaACGCTTCCACTGCGGGGTATCACTTCCCGTATGCGCCACGGTGCTTCATTCACGCTTTTCCGAGAGGAACCTGCGCGTATGCGACGATAGACGCGCCTTTGGCCCACTAGGTGGACTGGGTGTCTTTACATGCGGAATAAACCGTTTGCAAAGACATCATCTAGGAAACCCGGGTCTGGCGAGCGCCCGTAGCTGTGTGACTTTCTTTCATATTTGAGACTCGTGGTCGACTTGTTCTTGAGAGATTTCCGCCGTATGTAACCTTACGTGTGTCGTCAAAGCGGTAGAtactctctctcgtctttccCGTGTTTGCTCCGATGGGAGCTGATTGGCGTACccgtggcggcgcagccgcaacCTGTGACAAGAGTTGTGTTGTGCGGCCGGTGCGATTGTGCAGAATTCAAGGAAGGTTCTTGGAGAAAACGCGTCAAAGTCCTAGAGGTGGTTCCGTTTTCCGTGGCCGGAGAGAAGAGCACGCATTCGTATAATCTACTGCTGACGCTGTCAGTCACCGTACCATGGGTTGAAGAGACACACCGACGGTCTTCAGGATCTGTCTCTTATGCACATGGGGATGGACATGATGACTTCGACATGGAGATCTTCAAGCGAGAGGAGGATAACCTTCAGGTTGAGAAGTTCTTGTTCGAGATAAAGCTCGTTGTTAAAAAACCCTATCACTTCGCAGTCGCGGTTGGCCTGCTTCATGGAGCCGTCTGCATGCTTTCGAGAGAACGGGACGCTGAGCCAATTGACTTCAGCTGCCCGGTATTTGACAGACTATGGAAGCGACTGCGTAAGTTCCACGGACTTCCTGTAACACTCAACCCGCATCTCACCCTCCTCGCGTTCTGTGTCCTAGCCGGCTGTTTTTGTCACCCTCCCTGTTTCAACAACGCGACTAGCGCGCAAGGGTTGAAAATTTGAGTGTTCTCTGTGATGAAGTGTAATAAGGTATGTGGGGTGCCTGATTCGCTTCTGTAGAAGATAACAGTTGTATCTCACGTATCGTTGCGTGGTATGCTTGATGCGCTACAGAGACGCTCAGGGAACAGGAGACCAAAATCAAGAAGAGAGCCAAGGCTCATTCCATCCTAGCGTCGGCTGCTGCTGGGGCAGCAGCTCTCGGTATCTGGAGCATCATATGGGGCCTGACTCAGCCACGGAAGCTCCGAAAGAGGTTGGACAACACCCTTCCTCAGCTACTGGAATATCAGTTCAAACTGGCGCAGCAGACCGCTCTAAGCGATGTAAGCCTTATGGTGCGTCCTACCAACATGATGACCATGTGGAGCACGAGGCACCGCAAcccgagggcggcagcgggaggTATTGCTGAAGGCGTTGGATTCTGGACGTTTCTGTCAGGTCTCGTAGGAACCAGTGCTGCCATGGTCAATAAGGTCACAACAGTAGACGTAGAGGAGAAAGCAAACAAAAGAATCAAGGCCAGTCTTGGACAGCGAttggctgctgccgctgcctcggcggtCACACTGTTTCGGAAAGGAACTCCATCTGTCCTGAGAATTCTGTTTATAGTTTCTGACGATTTTCAATGAACATAAAAACGGTGCCGTTTTTTTGTAGTTTTCTTTACAAGGTGGGACTCAGAGCGGCTTTATGCTACCCAGTTCTACGGTTGGCCTGCGCCGGTAACGCCGGGCGATGCAGTGTAACAACCCCCGCAGTGGTCGGTCGTATCGTTGCCACTGGCACGACAATGAAGCATGCTTGACGTGGATACTCGAAGCCATGAGGCCATTCCATACCACGATGCTGTCCTTGACCTCGATATTACCATGACAACCGCAGGCCCCACTGAGCAAATTGGCATCACTGTTGGGTTGTGAATTCCGCCTGTTTACAGAATATCTGTGAGGGCAGAGTCCGTGTAGGAGCCTCTGGAGGGTATTTCTTCCTGTGTGAAGTAATGAGCTTCGCAAACGGTCCACGGGCGCGTGCGTCAGCGTGCTTCATGTGTCACAGTGTGCATACAGAGCAAGTACTCGATATACAGCTTCTACCTGCTGAAATGTGAGGGTACACGGGGTACTAGCTCCTTTTGTCAACTAGATATATGCGCACGTGCCTAAACTCGCTGAAAGGCGTGCCAACGTACACTATATATGTGTGGCCATTCCAGGAGACTCCTGTGCTCCATCGTGCAGCGAATTTTTTTCTAGAAAATATGCTCATGAATGAGCATCCTTATGCAGTTCAGTTGGAAACTATTTTTTACCTGGGACTCCCCGATTATACTGGAGATACATAAAAAAAGTTGCCATTTTCGCAACCGCAGCATTTGCTGAATACAGCCTTCTGCGTGGTCATGAACAATGAATGGCGCAACTGACCTGTACGAAGGAAGAAAATACCATGAGACATATATACCTGAGTAAGACAGACTGTGCTCCGATGACCCTGGCACACTATTGAAACAACCGGCAGCAATTTGCTTCCACAAAATCCTCTCCCCGGAAAGCTCAATATTCCCTTATCTGCCCCGCAGTACATCAGCAGAGAAACCGGCACCGACGGTTTTTCGGCAGCGATGGCGCGATCCAAGCCTCGTTCTCTTCTACTGCTGGAACTCCGTAAGGATATGACACCAAGTAGTTGCCCGGCACGTAGATCGGCGAGGGGCTTGTCGGCAACATTAAAGCGTTCTGCGAATCAGACAATAACAGCATGTTTGACACACTGAAAAAAAACTGTAATGGGCTGCAACCACTATGAGATCTCGCTTGTCCTAATGGACCCGACCAGAACCGCTGCATGCTGCATGTGAGCTCATCCCCTGGTACGCTGTGCTTACCGGATAAGGAAGATTCATCATTTTGTATTCGTTAAGCTCCTTCCAGTCATACATTGGGGGTTTGATCTCGCCAGTGAACAATGGCCGCTGGATCTCAACTCTGGCAAAGTCCATGCTCGGGTGATGTGGATTATAGACGAAACCACCTTTAGGCGCCAACGTATAAAATGGCGCCGGTCTACCTGCTAGTTCCCGCCTCAGTGGCTCGCACGCTTTTTGGCTGTACCCTGGAAGGCTGGTATGGAAAGGTGTTGCAACAGGAGGGCGCTTGTACGGCTGCACAGAGGGGTCTGTCAATGACTGCTCTCCCCATGTGCGCAAGTCTGCTCTGCTTTTGAAAAATCCGATCGGAGTGCCGAAGAGAGCTGACGTCAGCGACCGGATGAGCCCATCTTGTGCTTTGCCCTCTGCAGTACAAATCACAGAATTAAAAAACTGAGGGGGCTTCTTCCATAGCCGAGCCAACTCTCAGGGTGGAGGCTATAAGATGAGGGAACTTAACCCACGTCTACCCTGCAGCACACTCGAACCCATATTAAGCAGCGGTGCGACACACGTTGTAGTCATTTGCACAGAAACAGTGTATGCTACCTTGTCGCAGCAACAGATCCTACGTAATGCCAGCGCACCCATACTAGGTGTCCGTCCACGAGCACCTCGCGCGCCAGTTTACGGCGACGAGAGTCTGCCCGTTTCGGGTTGATGCGCCGCCTACAAAACATCACTCATTCGAGACCTACACACTGCCGCCTGCCCAAGAAGCCAAAAGTGGAGCTGCGAGACTTTCGCAAACCCAGCCGCGCTCAGCTTTCCTTACCAGCAGAGCTGTAGCCTTTTTTGAATTCTTGCGTTTTCGACGCATCTTTCATGCCATCGGCAAACCCTACTCCTTTCAGCGTATCTTTCCGGCACGTTCCCATGCCATGCTCCGGGGAGCCACACTTGTCACCTAGAGTCTCGCCTCCTTTCCGCGGAGTCGTAACCCCCGACTCCGGGCGGCTGCCCGTGGAACTCCGGGGAGAGCTCTTGCCAGACTGCGACATATTTACGGCACGCAAACTGGGAAACCAAATCCTTTTCTGCAAGGCGGGACTTTTCGAGCCTATGCTGCTCTTGCGTCGTGTCACAATGGGGAAGCAGCACGCCGTTGcgtcgcgagccgcgccgccttgtGCCTCGTTGAGAATTGAGGGAGGACTGTACGCGGGAAAAATACCTGAACGTGGAGTAAAACCTGTGCAGTTGAAAAAGGGAAGTTAACCTCGGGGAAACTTTGAATGCACTCTCGCAAAGGGAAACCAAATTACAATGAATTCTGATGCTCGTTACAGCTGCCCGGTCGCCCGTGTGCCATCCAAGCGTCGCCTACGCGGGAGAGAAACCAACACAGCGCGTGGCAAGCTAGCTGTTCCTTGCTATCCGCGTCAGTGGCGCGGGGCTGCGACCGTGGGGGTGAGCTAGAGACGGCTCGCCGAgtgggggggaggcgagggcgaaaCCGAGGACCCTCTTTGTGCATAGAAGGTACCATGCACAACTGGCGCGCTCTTCTGTCGCAGGCTATGCTCTGTGCCGTGCCTCTGCCTGATACCGTAtcgcgcacgcgggcgacgccgtgTCGTTACACTTGTGTACCCCTGGCCACGGCGGACTACACGTGGCGGACAACCTATCTCATCACCTCACCTCGACAGCAATTTTATAGGTAAAACAACGCGTAGAATCGAAAATCGGACCGGAAAACTAAGGCCTAGTTATCCAAGGGTTACTTCGAGCGCCATACAGCAGGGCCCCGCGCGGGCAGCAGGACACAACAAGTTGCTCTTGCTCACCGCGCTGGTACTGCCGAACCTGGCAACCACGCAAGGTACCATGGGGAATATAAACCCGGAAAAGAGAACAGCTGCGTCTCCATCTTGCAGACGCCCCTTCTACCGCTGACACTACCCGCATTGATCCCGGAGACCGTTAAGACACCAATTTCCTCATCCAGCCCTGTCATTTGTATCGCTTCGCGAAAACTGTTACCCGGGGCGGCGAGGTTGAAGGCCCCGGAGACTAACTAAATAGGACACACTCGCAGCACCATATAAGGGCTGAAGGCAGAGTACTGATGAGAGGATGGAGAGGTGTTGACTTCGCCGCCGTCACAACCAGCCCCATTAcgaggaaaaaaaaagcgacaCTCTGAGCTGTTATCCTTCTTTTAAGGTGCTGGACGGATTTTTCGTCGAAACAAACATTACGCTGCCGTCTCGTGGTGCGGTCCTTTCGAGCTTGTGCAACTCCTCAGTCTCTCCCATACAGTGGCGGGAAGCTGAAATCGAAGCCGACGTGCTCGTAGATGTGAGTCACCTTTTCATATTGCCAACCTTGCCCAGAACGCCAAGCCAACGGAACACCACGAGGGTGGAAGGTGGGTGGGGGGCGGGGACACAGGGAACGGTACCCTCCACCCACGTACAGCTTGATTTGAGGACAACCGCATGTGCTGAGAATAAGCAGTACATGTCTTGAATTTTTCACCAGCATCTGACTTTTTACACATCGTAGCCCTTCTGTTACCTCTGACACTCTTCTATGCCCAGCAGGTTTCGaatgcggcggagacggttCCTCCTGTGTCCGTGTAGGCCGTGCAATTTCCTGGAACACTCGGTCTCTTCGATGCAGTTGTGTGCGTTACCCGTCCGCTGTCCCAGCTGCCCGTGTGCCTGATTCTTCTGCCCTCGGGTGTGACAGTCGGGTTTCATTGTAGTTGCTAGTCGCACTGTTTGCTGTTGCAATCCCAAGGGCCTCTATCAGATAGTTTTCGGCACTCTTGCGCAGCTGTGTCATGCGGCGTTGCGTCCTTGGAAGTCCTGCACGACAGGTCAGCCACTGAGACAGCCGAATATCTCTGTGCACTTGCTTTTCGTTTCATTTGGTGCCTGCCATGTGTCTGGCGTTTTCCGTTGGATGAGAGCAATCGCATCCACTGGTTTCATGCGATGGCGGACTCTAAGctcacgccgccgctggcggcggcagtcGCGCAGCGGATGATTAACGTCGACCAGCTCTCCGGTAAGGAAGAAGACGTACAGCCGACTCTCTAGAGAGTCAGAATGACTCTGTTCACATGTTCAATTCCCGGTATGTATTCAAACACCACCTCGGAAAGGCTCGGGTGCACGCCTGCGACACCTTTCCTGCCGCCCCTTTCAGCTTCGTACAATGGTCGCTAGCGCCCTCGACGGGAAGCGGTTCTGAAGATAGCAGGCTTGGGTAGCACTCCGTCCATGACTGCAAACAGGTCACTACGCAGGTTTTCGAAACAATCAAACAGGGATTATACGTGCCCACCCCGCGACAATGTGCTCTATATGAAAAACGGATGTGCGACGTGCTTACTCCAGCCCGTTTTCCAGTGCCCGCATTCTTTTCCGCAGGCAAAAGCGTGTTGCTGAAACATAAAACCGAATGCGTATCTTC
The Besnoitia besnoiti strain Bb-Ger1 chromosome VIII, whole genome shotgun sequence genome window above contains:
- a CDS encoding hypothetical protein (encoded by transcript BESB_084350); the protein is MSELVTTTHGPRERFSVRFLCFLLFTSICLSGQVFAHADSLEVSLCDGQEKEGSPCDPTNQDVTPPSYIVVSTTTSGFLSRTTLQPTARDGYLEGFEIPRPVLAFPDIAIVEDPKDVAKKAGQLEGLPSATVEYIKVSDSPRMVLTRKGLCLKEFDSASVHVEQIHEFAGRHLLTLGFPRAQSFAGSSDTVQKLVAESITDVSMDPSGWERRSDAYLVCLDKYQFPKMWPERKAVSFPEFKEGSWRKRVKVLEVVPFSVAGEKSTHSYNLLLTLSVTVPWVEETHRRSSGSVSYAHGDGHDDFDMEIFKREEDNLQVEKFLFEIKLVVKKPYHFAVAVGLLHGAVCMLSRERDAEPIDFSCPVFDRLWKRLQTLREQETKIKKRAKAHSILASAAAGAAALGIWSIIWGLTQPRKLRKRLDNTLPQLLEYQFKLAQQTALSDVSLMVRPTNMMTMWSTRHRNPRAAAGGIAEGVGFWTFLSGLVGTSAAMVNKVTTVDVEEKANKRIKASLGQRLAAAAASAVTLFRKGTPSVLRILFIVSDDFQ
- a CDS encoding hypothetical protein (encoded by transcript BESB_084360), translated to MSQSGKSSPRSSTGSRPESGVTTPRKGGETLGDKCGSPEHGMGTCRKDTLKGVGFADGMKDASKTQEFKKGYSSAEGKAQDGLIRSLTSALFGTPIGFFKSRADLRTWGEQSLTDPSVQPYKRPPVATPFHTSLPGYSQKACEPLRRELAGRPAPFYTLAPKGGFVYNPHHPSMDFARVEIQRPLFTGEIKPPMYDWKELNEYKMMNLPYPNALMLPTSPSPIYVPGNYLVSYPYGVPAVEENEAWIAPSLPKNRRCRFLC